The genomic window GCGCGTAGTGGCTGCTAAAAATCAACCCTGCACTGAATGAAAGAGTGATAACAGATATAAACAAAGACAAAACTGGTGTGTCAAACGTCAGTAGGCCATATCCCGCATAGATAACATATCCCGATCATGTACAGATGACTACACAGTCTGTAGTGCGTTGTGAGAACGCCTGCGAACATTATCAGTTTATTCCTGGGGAGGTTTATGAGtcttttaaacctcttttggttgtactctcccagtaaggatttcgccGGACGAAGCCCACCTCTACGttcctaagcttctccttgatggcgTGTTATCCTAAAGCAAGGAAGAGCTCGGGTCCTATTATTGGCGAGGCTGCGGCCTCTTTCACCAATACGTCCGCTATTTCGTCCACAGTTATAACCCTGTGTATtgggacccaaattagccggatgTGATTGTGCTAGAACTGATTTACACTACATGTACATACGCCAGCTGCCATAGCCGATTGAGTtgatgcatgactaccattcggaagtgcgtggGTTCGTCCCTCCGTGCATGTAACACCAAAAAGCttcacataaaaaacatctgccgttcggagtcagctcaAAAATGTAGAttcctccatttggggaacaacaatACGACGCACGCCACGAgtagcaggaggagctcggccaaacactcaataaaAGAATTTGGGTCAATGCAGTTGTGAATCAATGATTTCTGTGTAAACTAGTGGGGTGGTTCAGGTGGTTCCAAAAAATTGTTCGACCAGTTTTTAGTTCCTGGGGttcgaaaattgttttctttctcGTAATTTTCGACAACTGATTTTTCAAGGTAGGATTTTCAAGGTCATCAAAATTAACGAAGCGGCAACGATGAAATCGAAATTCGCTTTGTTgatattgttgtagcagcattaacattccccatacatacatatacggggagtgctgctgaagtggcagtccttggtcgaatataaatccgagtcaATCCGATTACGTAGAACTGACTGCCGTGGGAGCGGGAACGCACTTTATTGACTGTTACTTTATCAAGCCAATAAACACTTCTCACATTTTAAGCTGCCTGGCTTGCGTTTTCacatttattgaataaaataataccTAATTATCTCGAATATAGTCCatctaaaaaataagaaactaaTTGCCattgtaaatataattaaagcagcttacatattttttccatttttttaaattaaaattatatgtcATAAAACGCCAAAATgaacgcttttttctgtaacatTTAATGTACGAGAGTTTTGTATACTTTAACTGATTGAAACAACTATAATTTCTCCCTTCACAACTacgttcatttatttttatatatattaccgattaaattttccaaaaaacatagAAGATAAATTTATTGTCTTAGCAACCCTTTTTCTCAACTATGTTTGTGAACACAACTAGACTTTACATAAGCACTCCGCTAGACGTCGCTGGCATTTCAAAAGTTTCTCTATGGCTATCTCACTCTCACTATCCTGCTTGTGACCTTTCAAAGTGAAACAAGAAATTCAAACGGAAAATAAAACGATCGACGCCAATTTAGCGCCCTTGCGGAACGAAATTCATTTCTGAAGAAGAGAATGAAAGTATTCTATGCAAACGAACGTgtaaaatttgtggaaaatcaaatttaaaaaaccgaaattaagTGAGAAGTGAAGAAATACAACAAATCAAATTGCCAAGTGGAGTTAACATTTTTGCGAATTGAAGATTTCCaagacaaattttcaatattgttgctacattttgaaacaaaatctaCAGGTTGCGGAACATCTGCACCAGGTGCAAACATTGGCAAATTCCAGTATATAGAAAATACGCAAGACCATCGCCATGAGTAAGGACATTTACTACTCTGATAAATATTACGATGAGAAATTTGAATATAGGTAATTTTGTGTACATTTTTCtgtgcattattttttatttttttttattttttactaattgtTTCCATTTAGACATGTTGTGCTGCCAAAGGAACTGTCGAAATTAGTACCAAAGACACATCTGATGACCGAAGCGGAATGGAGATCGATTGGCGTACAACAATCACGCGGGTGGATACACTATATGATACACAAACCAGAGCCGCACATTTTACTCTTCCGTCGTCCAATACAGCAGTAGAAGGCATGCATCTCAGAAACCCTTTCAGAAGAACCAGGAGCTACCACATTTTGCTATTAAGGTCTCGAACGTCTGCTACACTGCTGAAGTTTCGTGAAAACTAATCAAAACCAGTTATCGTCTACAATTGCGTTTGTGGTTTCTAGAAAAAA from Anastrepha ludens isolate Willacy chromosome 5, idAnaLude1.1, whole genome shotgun sequence includes these protein-coding regions:
- the LOC128863030 gene encoding cyclin-dependent kinases regulatory subunit, with protein sequence MSKDIYYSDKYYDEKFEYRHVVLPKELSKLVPKTHLMTEAEWRSIGVQQSRGWIHYMIHKPEPHILLFRRPIQQ